The genomic region GTATTGTAGGTATAGCTGTAGGTTTTGCTGCCCGGGACACCCTATCCAACTTCATTGCGGGCATGTTCATCCTGGCAGATCAGAGCTTTAAAGTGGGAGACATCATTGAAATGTCCGGAAAAAGGGGCAAAGTGATTAAACTGGGTTTAAGGGTTACCACCATTAAAACCGATGACAACAAAATCATCACCATTCCGAACTCCACCTTTTCCAGTTCAGTTTACGTAAATTACACCTCCCGTGAAACACGTAGGGTGGAACTAAACGTTAACATCCCCTATGAAATAGAACTGGAAGAAACTGTTAACTCAATGGTTAAGGTAGCATCAAATTGCCAGTGGGCTCTACCCCAGCCAAAACCAAACGTGCTTATAAAAGAAATGACAGATACAGGTATTAAAGCCACCATCAATGTCTGGGTCGAAGACCCCTGGAAGGTAGCCACCTACAAAAGCCAGTTAGCTCTGAAGGTCAAAGAGTTACTGGTAGTTAAGGATTGCCGGGAAAATGTCAAGGAATAATGTTTTGGCCATCATAATTATTTTAGCGTGTGCCACGCTGGCCGGTAGCATAGCTATGGCCGGTTACGTGCAGATGGAAAACGTAACCCAAGCTCAGAAAAGTGTTAAGGATTATCAGGAAAAAATGAGCAACCCCGTGGATGCTCTGGACCCTACTGATCTTAAAAAGACCTATATGAATGCCAAATTAATCATACCCAAACTCGGGGTGAACGCCAGCATTCGATCAGACACTGTAAATGCCTATAATGCTGTTTATCATTACCCTGAGAGTGTTATGCCGGGTAAACCCGGCGAATGTGGTATTTTAGGGCACCGAACAACTTATTCCGGATTATTCGCTAACATAGCTTCTCTTCAACCCGGAGATAAAGCCATTATCCAGGATTTTACCCAGCGCAAGAAATACGTCTACGAGGTAACTTCCAATGGTAATGATATACGCTGGGACTATAAAACCAATCCCATCCGTTTTTCTCAGGAAGGACAGGCCAGACTGTTAATTGTTACCTGTTACCCTCCCGGTAAAAAACAGGCGGCATGGATTACCCACTTTAAACTGGTATCCACCAGTAATTTGTAAAATAGATGCCTAATCAACACAAATAATATATTAATTACCTTCTAATTTTATTTTACTCCAGTTCAAGCACCTGATCTAAGAATATACTACCGACAAACATTAAAGATGCATTTGAACTTATTAAAATAAGATAAATATGTAATTAATTATTCAATTGTTATTTGAATGGAATATAACAGCATAATCCTCCATTATACCAATACTTATACTTATTAATGATTAATATTAATATTACTTAAGAATATTTATGGCCTAAGAATATTTATGACCACCTTGATGTGTAGTTATAACACTTATTAGGGAGAAAGAGTGCATAATAAAATATGGGCCATTGGAAAAATTTATGATTACGTAATTTTCATCAAAATAGGAGATTTTAGGAAGGCAAATAAGAAAACATGATGGTCTAAAAATAGGAAAAGAGGAGTTTAAAATGGTTGAAATCCTAATAGACGAAGATGCATGTGTTGGTTGTGGTTCCTGTGTGGATGACTGTCCCAACGACGTGTACAAAATGAATGAGGAAAAATGGAAGACAGAAGTGGCGAATGTCGATGATTGTATGGCTTGCCTCTCCTGTCACGAAATTTGCCCGGCACAGGCCATGACTCACAAAGACATCCATGTGGCCAAAAGACTCTACATTGACCGCAGGGTGAACGACGTTATAGAACGAATAATCTGAGGGGATTAATATGGCAATACAAGAAGTTAGAGGAACATTCAAACCGGAATTAATTCCCAAAGAAACCGGGGGAGACATCGATGACTATGAAGACGCACTCCACGTGCTGATGAAATTCATGGGTTCCATGTCCAGTGCCCTGGAACAGGTTTCAGGAAGAGGGGCTAATGCCATTGTTTACCAGGCCGGTAAACGCATGGGCCACGATGCCGCCAAGATGATGGAAAAAACCGACAACTTGGAGCA from Methanobacterium formicicum harbors:
- a CDS encoding mechanosensitive ion channel family protein, with translation MVVDPDPLYINLIKIAIILVVSLIITKWSIYIVKKIGSQFNFELTLIQVINEIIKYSVIAVAITLCLREVGVDINAIIVSLGIVGIAVGFAARDTLSNFIAGMFILADQSFKVGDIIEMSGKRGKVIKLGLRVTTIKTDDNKIITIPNSTFSSSVYVNYTSRETRRVELNVNIPYEIELEETVNSMVKVASNCQWALPQPKPNVLIKEMTDTGIKATINVWVEDPWKVATYKSQLALKVKELLVVKDCRENVKE
- a CDS encoding 4Fe-4S dicluster domain-containing protein encodes the protein MVEILIDEDACVGCGSCVDDCPNDVYKMNEEKWKTEVANVDDCMACLSCHEICPAQAMTHKDIHVAKRLYIDRRVNDVIERII
- a CDS encoding class E sortase, with product MSRNNVLAIIIILACATLAGSIAMAGYVQMENVTQAQKSVKDYQEKMSNPVDALDPTDLKKTYMNAKLIIPKLGVNASIRSDTVNAYNAVYHYPESVMPGKPGECGILGHRTTYSGLFANIASLQPGDKAIIQDFTQRKKYVYEVTSNGNDIRWDYKTNPIRFSQEGQARLLIVTCYPPGKKQAAWITHFKLVSTSNL